The following proteins are encoded in a genomic region of Ailuropoda melanoleuca isolate Jingjing chromosome 10, ASM200744v2, whole genome shotgun sequence:
- the LOC105239693 gene encoding collagen alpha-2(I) chain-like, producing MDRPATQAARCSWDRGRSGRAGRGRPGASAGAESPAGRPGAQSQAGPAEQQPRTGLRLLSSSAFDSLGLASGALSSCRSHRLLGFAERVKAAGLAFATDTWGRSLGFSGPEPEKPLSSTSSLDGSRLKAGRAYRGGTVSLRVGRGASGRDEVPPGGRAACPRTSSLPVSGLRPCSPRGAD from the coding sequence ATGGACCGTCCAGCCACCCAGGCGGCTCGCTGCAGCTGGGACCGCGGCCGCTCCGGGAGAGCGGGCAGGGGCCGGCCGGGCGCGAGCGCAGGCGCAGAGTCCCCGGCTGGGAGGCCCGGGGCCCAAAGCCAGGCCGGGCCTGCTGAGCAACAGCCCCGCACGGGCCTACGCCTGCTCTCTAGTTCCGCGTTCGACTCGTTAGGCCTGGCCAGCGGAGCGCTAAGTAGCTGCCGGTCCCACCGCCTCTTGGGATTTGCTGAGAGGGTGAAGGCAGCCGGTCTGGCATTCGCTACGGACACCTGGGGCCGGTCTCTGGGCTTTTCAGGACCTGAGCCTGAGAAGCCACTCAGCTCGACATCCTCGCTCGATGGGTCTAGACTGAAAGCTGGCCGAGCGTACCGAGGCGGGACGGTGTCGCTGCGGGTGGGACGAGGTGCCTCCGGGCGGGACGAGGTGCCTCCGGGCGGACGCGCCGCGTGTCCGCGAACTTCGTCGCTTCCGGTTTCCGGTTTGCGACCCTGCAGCCCCCGCGGGGCTGACTGA